A single window of Mangifera indica cultivar Alphonso unplaced genomic scaffold, CATAS_Mindica_2.1 Un_0027, whole genome shotgun sequence DNA harbors:
- the LOC123206188 gene encoding probable xyloglucan endotransglucosylase/hydrolase protein 6 — protein MGSIRNYVVLLCLLSFAFFLSVSGRPATFLEDFRVTWAESHIRQIDAGRAIQLVLDQNSGCGFTSKRQYLFGRVSMKLKLITGDSAGTVTAFYMNSDTDTIRDELDFEFLGNRSGQPYTVQTNVYAHGKGDREQRVNLWFDPAADFHTYSIFWNHHHVVFYVDDVPIRVYKNSGKAPFPTNQPMGVYSTLWEADDWATRGGLEKIDWSRAPFYAYYKDFDIEGCPVPGPTTCASNAGNWWEASNYQALNPIEARKYRWVRINHMIYDYCTDKSRYPVTPPECLAGI, from the exons ATGGGTTCGATAAGAAATTATGTAGTTTTACTTTGCCTTTTAAGTTTTGCATTCTTTCTCTCAGTTTCAGGGCGACCGGCTACGTTTCTCGAAGACTTTAGAGTCACATGGGCTGAATCCCATATCAGGCAAATTGATGCCGGGAGGGCCATTCAATTGGTTCTTGACCAAAATTCAG GATGTGGGTTTACTTCCAAAAGGCAGTATTTGTTTGGGCGTGTAAGCATGAAGCTCAAGCTTATTACTGGAGACTCTGCAGGAACTGTCACTGCATTTTAC ATGAATTCTGACACCGACACTATAAGAGACGAGCTGGATTTTGAGTTCTTGGGGAATCGAAGTGGTCAGCCTTACACAGTGCAAACCAATGTCTACGCTCATGGGAAAGGCGACAGGGAACAAAGAGTCAACCTCTGGTTTGATCCAGCAGCTGATTTCCACACTTACTCCATTTTCTGGAACCATCACCATGTTGT AttttatgtggatgatgtgcCAATTAGGGTTTACAAGAACAGCGGCAAGGCCCCATTTCCAACGAACCAACCGATGGGAGTTTACTCAACACTGTGGGAAGCCGACGATTGGGCAACAAGAGGCGGCCTGGAGAAAATTGATTGGAGCAGAGCGCCTTTTTATGCATACTACAAAGACTTTGACATTGAAGGATGCCCAGTTCCAGGGCCAACAACTTGTGCCTCTAACGCAGGAAACTGGTGGGAGGCAAGCAATTATCAGGCCCTCAACCCTATCGAAGCAAGAAAATACCGGTGGGTTCGTATAAACCACATGATTTATGATTACTGCACTGATAAATCAAGATACCCAGTTACCCCACCAGAATGCTTGGCCGGcatataa